Proteins encoded together in one Apis cerana isolate GH-2021 linkage group LG4, AcerK_1.0, whole genome shotgun sequence window:
- the LOC107995677 gene encoding splicing factor 3A subunit 1 — MPAQEVAVVQPPATENEENTAPSSQPIVGIIYPPPEVRNIVDKTASFVARNGPEFESRIRQNELGNPKFNFLNFGDPYHAYYQHKVKEFKEGKGQEPTIGSGPGKTINLSAHQKQQEILKQVEQPFIPRDTPAEFEFIADPPSISALDLDIVKLTAQFVARNGRQFLTNLMNREQRNFQFDFLRPQHSLFQYFTKLLEQYTKVLIPPKDLLPRLREEASNMDKILEQVKYRAEWLKYQEAQRRKEEEELERERVAYAQIDWHDFVVVETVDYQQFEVGNFPAPTTPDEVGARVLMQERIEEGEDVEMQIDSEGEDEMQSRTEGEKDRAKDNNQVQDMEEDSSDEDDVSPPGDTHKLKEPKPRDSNNMQPPPLPPTPGNVVVKKGYDPKQHANKTARPAAPDEYLISPITGERIPASKVQEHMRIGLLDPRWVEQRDKHLDKLAQETVFAPGTAIEASLKQLAERRTDIFGVGDEETAIGKKIGEEDKKKDDKVTWDGHTSSVEAATRAARANITLEEQIHQIHKVKGLLPDEEKEKIGPKPANRAAELSHMAAAASKPQATLKAPPKPPAPKPVPVPTQPPPPPTMSMPTMGIPQPMMPQAPMMMMAPMPPIRPPPLMTPAMSPFMPTPPPMQPPMTSAIGLKHATEPMEEEPQTKKLRTEDSLIPEQQFLARNKGPVQLNIAAPMMTEKAEWKLNGQTLNITLQLSDTVATMKALIHEQTGMPPGKQKLQYEGMFFKDSNTLAYYNLTSGNIINLLPKERGGRKK; from the exons atgCCTGCACAAGAAGTTGCTGTTGTACAACCACCGGCGactgaaaatgaagaaaatactgCACCATCATCTCAACCCATCGTAGGCATTATTTATCCTCCACCGGAGGTTAGAA atattgttGATAAAACTGCCAGTTTTGTGGCTAGAAATGGACCAGAGTTTGAATCAAGAATTAGACAAAATGAATTAGGAAAtccgaaatttaatttcttaaattttggtGATCCATACCATGCATATTATCAACATAAAgtgaaagaatttaaagaaggaaaaggtCAAGAGCCTACTATAGGATCAGGACCtggaaaaacaattaatcttAGTGCTCATCAAAAAcaacaagaaattttgaaacaagtTGAACAACCATTTATTCCAAGAGATACTCCTgcagaatttgaatttattgctGATCCACCTTCTATTTCAGCTTtagattt ggaTATTGTAAAACTTACAGCACAATTTGTAGCTCGTAATGGTCgtcaatttttaacaaacttAATGAATAGagaacaaagaaattttcaatttgattttttacgtCCACAACATTCCTTGTTTCAGTATTTTACAAAACTCTTGGAACAATATactaaa gtaTTGATTCCACCTAAAGATTTATTACCTCGTTTACGCGAAGAAGCTTCTaatatggataaaattttggaacaaGTTAAATACCGCGCTGAATGGTTAAAATATCAAGAAGCTCAAAGAcgtaaagaagaagaggaattaGAACGCGAAAGAGTTGCATATGCGCAAATTGATTGGCATGATTTTGTTGTAGTCGAGACTGTTGATTATCAACAATTTGAAGTTGGTAATTTTCCAGCTCCAACGACGCCTGACGAAGTTGGTGCTCGAGTACTTAtgcaa gaAAGAATAGAAGAAGGTGAAGATGTAGAAATGCAGATTGATAGTGAAGGAGAAGATGAAATGCAAAGTCGTACAGAAGGTGAAAAAGATCGTGCAAAAGATAATAATCAA gtACAAGATATGGAAGAGGATTCAAGTGATGAAGATGATGTATCACCTCCAGGTGATACTCATAAATTGAAAGAACCGAAACCACGTGATAGTAATAACATGCAACCTCCACCATTGCCACCTACTCCAGGAAATGTTGTAGTAAAGAAGGGATATGATCCTAAACAACATG caAATAAAACTGCACGTCCTGCTGCTCCCGACGAATACTTGATATCTCCAATCACTGGAGAACGTATACCTGCAAGTAAAGTCCAAGAGCACATGCGAATTGGATTATTGGATCCACGTTGGGTGGAACAAAGAGACAAACATCTTGATAAGTTAGCTCAAGAAACAGTATTTGCACCTGGTACAGCGATTGAAGCCAGTTTGAAACAACTTGCTGAGAGACGTACCGATATTTTCGGTGTCGGTGATGAAGAAACTGCTATTGGTAAAAAGATCggagaagaagataaaaagaaagatgacaAAGTTACATGGGATGGACATACATCAAGTGTTGAAGCAGCAACTAGAGCAGCTAGAGCAAATATTACTTTGGAAGAACAAATTCACCAAATACATAAAGTTAAAGGACTTCTTCcagatgaagaaaaagaaaagattggtCCAAAACCTGCTAATCGCGCAGCTGAATTGTCGCATATGGCAGCAGCTGCTTCAAAACCTCAAGCCACATTAAAGGCACCTCCAAAACCACCAGCTCCAAAACCAGTACCTGTTCCCACACAACCACCACCACCTCCTACTATGAGTATGCCTACTATGGGAATTCCTCAACCAATGATGCCGCAAGCaccgatgatgatgatggctCCTATGCCTCCGATTCGACCACCACCGCTTatga cacCAGCAATGTCGCCATTTATGCCAACACCACCACCTATGCAACCACCAATGACATCTgct ATTGGATTAAAACATGCTACTGAACCTATGGAAGAAGAACCTCAAACTAAGAAACTTAGAACTGAAGATTCATTGATACCAGAACAACAATTTTTGGCTAGAAACAAG ggtcctgtacaattaaatattgctgCACCAATGATGACAGAAAAAGCagaatggaaattaaatggccaaacattaaatattactttgcAATTAAGTGATACTGTGGCAACAATGAAAGCTCTTATTCATGAACAAACTGGTATGCCTCCTGgcaaacaaaaattacaatatgag GGAATGTTCTTTAAGGATAGCAATACTCTtgcatattacaatttaacatctggcaatataattaatcttttaccAAAAGAAAGAGGtggtagaaaaaaataa
- the LOC107995679 gene encoding MICOS complex subunit MIC13, which translates to MNLIRFGIKSSIVGGIVYYTYKEGLWSKSEETAALYKKLNIKIAPYVQENVPEKITKEISQLPSVTDITNFIKVTWNKGVMSSMEFISNLPTHTFNSATSLYETTQSYIKELSV; encoded by the exons atGAATTTAATTCG GTTTGGCATAAAATCCAGTATTGTTGGTGGTAtcgtatattatacttataaggAAGGATTATGGTCAAAATCAGAAGAAACTGCtgcattgtataaaaaattaaacataaaaattgctCCATATGTTCAAGAAAATGTAcctgaaaaaattacaaaagag atatctCAGCTACCAAGTGTGAcagatattacaaattttattaaagtaactTGGAACAAAGGTGTTATGTCCAGCATGGAATTTATCTCTAATTTACCAACACATACTTTTAATAGTGCTACTAGTTTATATGAAACTACACAAAGCTACATAAAAGAACTTAGTGTATAa